One region of Yersinia bercovieri ATCC 43970 genomic DNA includes:
- a CDS encoding copper-binding protein, which yields MSFLSNALSATAAVVLSAVTLFSAPLFAATQPMADSMPMSHPHGAMMADSAATDADNYHSRGQIKAWSATSVSIAHTAIPALNWPPMTMSFDLPESLVAAPLPVGTPVTFSFRQTPQGYQLTAISAQQP from the coding sequence ATGAGTTTCTTATCTAATGCCCTCTCCGCGACTGCGGCTGTTGTACTTTCTGCGGTGACTCTGTTCTCTGCCCCCCTGTTTGCCGCGACTCAACCAATGGCAGACAGTATGCCGATGTCCCACCCTCATGGGGCGATGATGGCGGATAGCGCCGCTACTGACGCCGATAATTACCACTCGCGCGGGCAGATTAAAGCCTGGAGTGCTACCAGTGTCTCCATCGCCCATACCGCCATTCCGGCGCTGAACTGGCCACCGATGACCATGAGCTTCGACCTGCCGGAGAGTTTGGTCGCAGCCCCCTTGCCGGTCGGCACGCCGGTGACATTCAGCTTTCGCCAAACCCCTCAGGGCTATCAGTTGACCGCCATTTCAGCGCAGCAGCCGTAA
- the fes gene encoding enterochelin esterase, whose product MSVVNRYPDSQQLLHSPSAGSDGWWQQIAQWGTPLAEPLGEGKVKLTFLWRDRQGRARDAVVSRVYIDVNGVTDHHSVNPETLQRLGQTDVWYWQAEVESDFRGSYSFIPVTGETCLCLPAGSRQERRLAQRNWWISLMDLAENDPLNHTAAHASYRGMALSAIHLADALPQPAWHPIDAGQPLPPDPQRLQLITWDSPLLANSRKVWIYSTGSAEALAERPLAILLDGQYWAERQPLFGVLDNETAVGRLPATVYVLVDIIDQKHRSQELPCNQDFWQALQTELLPQVALLQPFTEQPSRTVVAGQSFGGLASLYAGLHWPQRFGCVLSQSGSFWWPDVDHVKGLTAGTVERQGWLTEQVLQGLGANQPLNIFMEAGRHEDVIYQVNEVMSEALRRAGHRLQYRVYCGGHDSLCWRGGLIEGLGRLLGARCGG is encoded by the coding sequence GTGAGCGTGGTGAACCGATATCCAGATAGTCAGCAGTTGTTACACTCACCTTCGGCCGGCAGTGACGGCTGGTGGCAGCAGATTGCACAGTGGGGCACTCCACTGGCTGAACCGCTGGGTGAGGGCAAAGTAAAGCTGACATTTCTCTGGCGTGATCGGCAGGGTAGGGCGCGCGATGCTGTGGTTAGCCGGGTATATATCGACGTCAACGGTGTAACTGATCACCACAGTGTCAATCCTGAAACCCTCCAGCGGTTGGGCCAGACCGATGTCTGGTATTGGCAGGCGGAGGTGGAGTCTGATTTTCGCGGCAGCTACAGCTTTATTCCCGTCACTGGCGAGACGTGTTTGTGTTTGCCGGCAGGCAGCCGGCAGGAGCGGCGTCTGGCACAGCGTAATTGGTGGATCTCATTAATGGATCTGGCGGAAAACGACCCGCTAAACCACACTGCCGCCCATGCTAGTTATCGGGGGATGGCGCTCTCGGCGATACATTTAGCCGATGCTCTGCCACAGCCCGCCTGGCACCCCATTGATGCAGGCCAACCACTCCCGCCCGATCCACAACGGCTGCAACTGATCACTTGGGACAGCCCGTTATTAGCTAACAGCCGCAAGGTGTGGATTTACTCTACGGGCAGTGCTGAAGCTCTGGCCGAGCGGCCATTAGCTATCTTGCTCGATGGGCAGTATTGGGCGGAGAGACAGCCACTGTTTGGCGTACTGGATAATGAAACCGCTGTGGGCCGCCTTCCTGCCACTGTGTATGTGTTGGTAGATATCATTGACCAAAAGCATCGTTCACAGGAACTGCCCTGCAATCAGGATTTCTGGCAGGCGTTGCAAACGGAGCTGTTACCGCAAGTGGCCTTGCTGCAACCCTTTACCGAGCAGCCATCTCGCACCGTGGTGGCGGGGCAAAGTTTTGGCGGCTTGGCATCGCTGTATGCCGGATTACACTGGCCACAGCGTTTTGGCTGCGTGCTGAGCCAATCGGGTTCTTTTTGGTGGCCGGACGTCGACCATGTTAAGGGGTTAACCGCCGGTACGGTCGAGCGTCAGGGCTGGTTGACTGAGCAGGTGTTGCAAGGGTTGGGGGCTAACCAGCCGTTGAATATATTTATGGAAGCAGGCCGCCACGAGGATGTGATTTATCAGGTCAATGAAGTGATGAGTGAAGCGCTACGCCGTGCCGGGCATCGATTACAGTATCGGGTTTATTGCGGCGGGCATGATTCACTCTGTTGGCGAGGGGGGCTGATTGAGGGATTAGGGCGATTGCTGGGAGCACGGTGTGGTGGTTGA